In Crinalium epipsammum PCC 9333, the following are encoded in one genomic region:
- the psbU gene encoding photosystem II complex extrinsic protein PsbU encodes MKAITRLLAGLFLVIGCLGWFSVPDHAIAANLTGVTLHNSALFAVEAPLRNRADDKLAEFGKKIDLNNTNVRAFRKFPGMYPTLAKKVVDNAPYEKVDDVLEISGLTDHQKEMLQAHLDEFTVTDASDVFVEGGDRYNNGVY; translated from the coding sequence ATGAAAGCAATAACTCGTTTGCTGGCAGGGCTATTTTTAGTAATAGGCTGCTTGGGATGGTTTAGCGTACCCGATCATGCGATCGCAGCTAATTTGACTGGTGTAACCCTACACAATAGCGCACTGTTTGCCGTTGAAGCTCCTCTACGCAACCGTGCCGACGATAAACTAGCTGAGTTTGGCAAAAAAATCGACTTGAACAACACTAATGTTCGAGCATTTCGCAAATTTCCAGGGATGTATCCCACTTTGGCAAAGAAAGTTGTTGATAATGCTCCCTACGAAAAGGTAGATGATGTCCTGGAAATTTCAGGATTAACTGACCACCAAAAAGAAATGTTACAAGCTCATCTCGACGAGTTCACTGTGACAGACGCTTCGGATGTCTTCGTGGAAGGTGGCGATCGCTATAACAACGGTGTCTACTAA
- a CDS encoding peroxiredoxin produces the protein MTLRLGDQVPDFTQDSTEGSINFYEWAGDSWVVLFSHPKDFTPVCTTELGEVARLKPEFDKRNVKALALSVDDVDSHNGWVGDIEETQGHKLNYPILADPDKKVSNLYDMIHPNANAMLTVRSVFLIDPQKKLRLSFTYPPSTGRNFDELLRVIDSLQLTDNYSVATPANWKDGDDCVIVPSIQDPKELEEKFPKGYKAVKPYLRMTPQPNK, from the coding sequence ATGACTCTTCGACTAGGCGACCAAGTACCTGATTTCACCCAAGATTCTACTGAAGGTTCAATCAACTTTTATGAGTGGGCTGGCGACAGTTGGGTAGTATTATTCTCCCATCCCAAAGATTTTACCCCAGTTTGCACGACTGAATTAGGGGAAGTTGCCCGCCTTAAGCCAGAATTTGACAAACGCAACGTTAAAGCTTTAGCTTTGAGCGTTGATGATGTTGACTCTCACAATGGTTGGGTTGGCGATATTGAAGAAACTCAGGGACATAAGCTGAATTATCCAATTTTGGCAGATCCCGATAAGAAGGTTTCTAACCTCTACGACATGATTCATCCAAACGCCAACGCAATGCTAACTGTTCGGTCAGTATTTCTGATTGACCCTCAGAAAAAATTGCGTTTAAGCTTCACTTACCCACCTAGCACTGGTCGGAATTTTGACGAATTGCTCAGGGTAATTGATTCTTTGCAACTAACAGATAACTACAGTGTGGCAACTCCTGCCAACTGGAAAGATGGCGATGATTGTGTAATTGTTCCTTCTATTCAAGATCCCAAAGAGTTGGAAGAGAAGTTTCCCAAAGGTTACAAAGCAGTTAAACCTTACTTGCGGATGACACCTCAACCTAATAAGTAA
- the tnpA gene encoding IS200/IS605 family transposase, with protein sequence MKQKYWTKNTSISLINYHFVWIVRRRRKVLIGAIDERLKELITQSVIEIDCEVIAVETHLDHVHLFIQANTLLAPYQIMHKVKGFTAFTLRKEFPELMRLPSMWTRSYFCGTAGAVSGDTIKRYVENQKTK encoded by the coding sequence GTGAAGCAAAAATACTGGACTAAGAATACTTCAATTTCTTTGATTAATTACCACTTCGTCTGGATAGTTAGACGGCGTAGGAAAGTGTTGATAGGCGCTATAGACGAAAGACTGAAGGAATTAATTACTCAGTCTGTTATTGAAATAGACTGTGAGGTTATAGCGGTAGAAACGCACTTAGATCACGTTCATCTGTTTATACAAGCAAATACCTTATTGGCTCCTTACCAGATTATGCACAAGGTAAAAGGGTTTACTGCATTTACCTTAAGAAAAGAATTTCCAGAGTTGATGAGGTTGCCTAGTATGTGGACTAGAAGTTATTTTTGCGGTACGGCGGGTGCTGTTTCTGGAGATACTATTAAAAGATATGTGGAAAATCAAAAGACAAAATAG
- a CDS encoding RNA-guided endonuclease InsQ/TnpB family protein produces MFGCQQVRINPSKEVNAVLEYLCGESNKLNNCAIYYARQVYFKTGKIVNKFALINELKQNSHYGAMHSQAAQQTIISVAESFSSFIGLLKGINNGAVIQKPKMPNYKKKGGLAVVAYPSQAVKFKAEGLRFPLGTKVKAWFGIGAFYLPMPSNLDYKNIREYRILPRNGEFYLELVYKAETVKAEVDNSSSLGIDHGIDNWLTCVSNTGTSFIVDGKHLKSLNQWYNKRVSILKENQPEAFWSKQLARVTEKRNRQVRDAINKAAKLIITHCLENQIGTVVFGWNKGQKDSANLGSKTNQKFVQIPTGRLKERIKQLCEQYGIKFVETEESYTSKASFLDSDQLPKFGEKPEGWKETGKRVKRGLYRTASNHYINADANGSANILRKVATTLGFDLGGVCRGALTTPLRFRLWTLKESHCL; encoded by the coding sequence ATGTTCGGTTGTCAGCAAGTCAGGATCAATCCAAGCAAGGAAGTTAATGCTGTTCTAGAGTATCTGTGCGGTGAGTCTAACAAACTCAATAATTGTGCTATTTACTATGCTAGACAGGTTTATTTCAAGACAGGAAAGATAGTTAACAAATTTGCCTTAATTAATGAGTTAAAACAAAATTCTCACTATGGGGCTATGCACTCGCAAGCAGCGCAACAGACTATCATATCCGTAGCTGAATCTTTTTCATCCTTCATCGGATTGCTTAAAGGCATAAACAATGGTGCGGTAATTCAAAAACCCAAAATGCCTAATTACAAAAAGAAGGGAGGACTAGCAGTAGTCGCTTACCCGTCTCAAGCAGTTAAGTTCAAGGCTGAAGGTTTAAGATTCCCCTTAGGAACTAAAGTAAAAGCATGGTTTGGAATAGGCGCTTTCTATCTGCCTATGCCTTCTAATCTGGATTACAAAAACATTAGGGAATACCGGATATTGCCAAGAAACGGAGAGTTTTACCTAGAGCTTGTTTACAAGGCAGAAACCGTAAAGGCTGAAGTAGATAATTCTTCATCTCTGGGAATTGACCACGGAATTGACAATTGGCTGACTTGTGTTTCCAATACCGGAACTAGCTTTATTGTTGATGGGAAACACCTAAAATCTTTAAACCAATGGTACAACAAACGGGTGTCGATATTAAAAGAAAATCAACCCGAAGCCTTTTGGTCTAAACAGTTAGCTCGTGTTACAGAAAAAAGAAACAGACAAGTTAGAGACGCTATTAACAAAGCAGCTAAGTTGATAATTACTCACTGTTTAGAAAATCAAATAGGGACTGTGGTGTTTGGTTGGAATAAAGGGCAAAAAGATTCTGCGAATTTGGGGAGTAAAACTAACCAAAAGTTTGTTCAAATCCCTACTGGTAGATTAAAGGAACGGATTAAACAGCTTTGCGAACAATATGGAATTAAGTTTGTTGAGACGGAAGAATCCTATACATCTAAAGCTAGTTTCCTAGATAGTGATCAACTGCCTAAATTCGGTGAGAAACCCGAAGGGTGGAAAGAAACAGGGAAGCGGGTTAAACGAGGCTTGTACCGGACTGCAAGTAATCATTACATCAATGCAGATGCAAATGGTTCAGCCAACATACTTAGAAAAGTAGCGACAACACTAGGATTTGATCTTGGTGGAGTTTGTAGAGGCGCTTTGACTACGCCCTTAAGGTTCAGACTTTGGACTCTTAAAGAATCCCACTGCCTTTAG
- a CDS encoding cysteine synthase A, with protein sequence MDIKNGFVGSVGNTPLIRLNRFSEETGCEILGKAEFLNPGGSVKDRAALYIIEDAERKGLLKPGGTVVEGTAGNTGIGLAHICNAKGYKCLIFIPDTQSQEKIDMLRTLGAEVRPIPAVPYKDPNNYARISGTVAAQMENAIWANQFDNLANRIGHYETTGAEIWAQTDGKVDAWVTATGTGGTLAGVSLFLKEKNPAIKTVLADPMGSGLYSYVKTGEITIEGSSITEGIGNSRVTANMEGVPLDDAIQIHDTEAVRVVYRLLKEEGLFVGGSTGINVAAAVALAKQMGSGHTIVTILCDSGSRYQSRLFNQEWLASKGLSPD encoded by the coding sequence ATGGATATCAAAAATGGGTTTGTCGGCTCCGTTGGTAACACGCCACTGATCCGCTTAAATAGATTTAGTGAAGAAACTGGCTGTGAAATTTTAGGGAAAGCAGAATTTCTCAATCCAGGCGGTTCTGTAAAAGATCGGGCAGCACTATATATTATTGAAGATGCTGAAAGAAAAGGTTTACTTAAGCCTGGTGGCACAGTTGTAGAAGGAACCGCAGGTAATACGGGTATTGGTTTAGCTCATATTTGCAATGCCAAAGGTTACAAATGCCTGATTTTCATTCCCGATACCCAGTCTCAAGAAAAAATTGATATGTTGAGGACATTAGGTGCGGAAGTGCGTCCTATTCCTGCTGTTCCTTACAAAGACCCAAATAACTATGCCAGAATTTCTGGGACAGTAGCAGCACAGATGGAAAATGCGATCTGGGCAAATCAGTTTGATAATTTAGCAAATCGTATAGGACATTATGAGACAACTGGGGCAGAAATTTGGGCGCAGACTGACGGGAAAGTTGATGCTTGGGTAACAGCTACGGGTACTGGTGGAACTTTGGCGGGGGTATCATTGTTCCTGAAAGAGAAAAATCCGGCAATTAAAACTGTTTTAGCAGATCCGATGGGTAGCGGATTATATAGTTATGTGAAAACAGGGGAAATTACCATTGAGGGTAGCTCAATTACTGAGGGTATAGGTAATAGCCGCGTTACTGCAAATATGGAAGGCGTACCTTTAGATGATGCTATCCAAATACATGATACTGAGGCAGTGCGGGTAGTTTACCGCTTGTTGAAAGAGGAAGGATTATTTGTAGGTGGTTCGACTGGGATTAATGTTGCAGCAGCAGTAGCTTTAGCGAAGCAAATGGGGTCAGGTCATACAATTGTGACGATACTTTGTGATAGTGGATCGAGGTATCAGTCGCGGTTGTTTAATCAGGAATGGTTAGCATCTAAGGGACTTTCGCCTGATTAA
- a CDS encoding NB-ARC domain-containing protein — translation MSLTGISGIGKTTLAAQLIQQIKDDFEYVVWHSLEASPTFAEFEDNLIQFFSQSEKLDLSENNQKGLPLIKYLQKHRCLVVLDDIHNLFINGEFAGKYKQGYEEYRNLFQQIEKLSHQSCFILIGWEQPREVPLNSKNPLIRSLQLKGLDVAGGREILKDYGLEEFDNWEALIQRYQGNPLYLKTVATLIQDLGGWASELLPHDTILLPEDLKDVLERQCDRISPLEKQVILLLAQESKPVNLAKLLENSIIPATDLLNAIQSLSRRCLIEQQANFYTISLVLKEYLITAIKLAQ, via the coding sequence ATATCACTCACTGGTATTAGTGGTATTGGTAAAACCACATTAGCAGCGCAACTAATTCAACAAATTAAAGATGATTTTGAGTATGTAGTTTGGCATAGTTTAGAAGCATCCCCCACCTTTGCTGAATTTGAAGATAACTTGATACAGTTTTTCTCGCAGTCGGAAAAGCTAGATTTATCTGAAAATAACCAGAAAGGCTTACCGTTAATTAAATACTTACAAAAACATCGTTGTTTAGTAGTATTGGATGATATTCATAACCTGTTTATTAATGGCGAGTTTGCAGGTAAATATAAACAAGGCTATGAAGAATATCGCAACTTATTCCAACAGATAGAAAAATTATCACATCAAAGCTGTTTTATATTAATCGGTTGGGAACAACCTAGAGAAGTTCCTCTTAATAGCAAAAATCCTCTTATTCGTAGCTTACAACTTAAAGGTTTAGATGTTGCAGGCGGGCGGGAAATACTAAAAGATTATGGGTTAGAAGAATTTGATAATTGGGAAGCACTCATTCAGCGTTATCAAGGCAACCCTTTATATTTAAAAACTGTGGCGACTTTGATTCAAGACTTGGGAGGATGGGCGAGTGAGTTATTACCACATGATACGATATTGTTACCGGAAGATTTGAAAGATGTTTTAGAACGGCAGTGCGATCGCATATCTCCCCTAGAAAAACAAGTTATCTTATTATTGGCACAAGAAAGTAAACCAGTCAACCTAGCCAAACTGTTAGAAAATAGCATAATTCCAGCAACAGATTTACTCAACGCAATACAATCATTATCACGGCGTTGTTTAATAGAACAGCAAGCAAATTTTTATACTATTTCACTTGTACTGAAGGAATATTTAATCACAGCTATAAAATTAGCTCAGTAG
- a CDS encoding tetratricopeptide repeat protein translates to MMTNYDTTAKAELLYYQGNVNARSGLFEDALSLYEQAIALDGNNPMYYNNRSAALKRLGRFQDAIKQYEEIVQKFPDYGKAFLSIASTSIETGDYQGAVSSYRRFFEAYKKGDFTFNPIVGGINQSVYGDDLLETALITSINYLSEEQKRLAMQAFVEAQP, encoded by the coding sequence ATGATGACAAATTATGATACAACCGCTAAGGCAGAGCTACTGTATTACCAAGGAAATGTGAATGCAAGAAGCGGTTTGTTTGAAGATGCTTTGTCTCTCTACGAGCAAGCTATAGCACTTGATGGCAACAACCCAATGTATTACAACAATCGATCTGCCGCCCTCAAGAGGTTAGGAAGATTCCAGGATGCAATCAAGCAATATGAAGAAATTGTCCAGAAGTTTCCTGATTATGGAAAAGCTTTCCTTTCTATAGCAAGTACCAGCATTGAGACTGGCGACTATCAGGGGGCTGTTTCTAGCTATCGTCGTTTTTTTGAGGCATACAAAAAGGGAGATTTCACCTTTAATCCAATTGTGGGAGGCATCAACCAAAGTGTGTATGGTGATGACTTACTAGAAACTGCACTGATTACATCAATCAACTACCTTTCTGAAGAACAAAAAAGGCTTGCAATGCAAGCTTTTGTGGAAGCACAGCCTTGA
- a CDS encoding DUF6888 family protein: protein MVYGNEDIDLPSGEQGIRCVILCQSLTNTFTPIYVVRLDERTGNVFILAGDNIEIEIYRNGLWRFL from the coding sequence ATGGTATATGGTAACGAGGATATAGACTTACCAAGTGGTGAACAAGGCATCAGATGTGTCATACTATGTCAATCCTTGACCAATACATTTACGCCTATTTATGTTGTTCGCCTCGACGAGCGAACAGGTAATGTGTTTATCTTGGCAGGAGATAACATAGAAATAGAAATCTATCGTAATGGTCTGTGGAGGTTTTTGTAA
- a CDS encoding DUF6887 family protein: MKPNFSSMTKTELRAYVIAHPNDKAAFHAFVDRFTSVASTETFDLPKSTAEVEQVESLIRQKLAQLNTN, encoded by the coding sequence ATGAAACCTAATTTTAGTAGCATGACTAAAACTGAGTTAAGAGCTTATGTCATTGCTCACCCTAATGATAAAGCAGCGTTTCATGCCTTTGTTGACCGTTTTACCTCTGTTGCATCAACCGAGACTTTTGATCTTCCTAAATCAACTGCTGAGGTTGAGCAAGTTGAGAGTTTGATTAGACAAAAGTTAGCACAATTAAATACAAACTAG
- a CDS encoding type II toxin-antitoxin system VapC family toxin, giving the protein MRETVYIETSILGYLTARSTENLILAANSKVTQDWWEKRRMDFDLYISFIVLDESAQGDPEIAAKRLEILQSIQLLEPTETAEKLTLQFLAKSNLPSKAANDAAHIALATVHGIDYLLTWNCKHIANVQIQKKLAKVCLEFGYELPRICTPYELMGF; this is encoded by the coding sequence GTGAGAGAAACTGTTTACATTGAGACTAGCATTTTGGGCTATTTGACAGCTAGATCGACCGAAAACTTAATTCTGGCGGCAAATAGTAAGGTGACACAAGATTGGTGGGAAAAGCGCCGTATGGATTTTGATTTATATATCTCTTTTATAGTTTTAGATGAATCAGCGCAAGGCGACCCTGAAATAGCTGCAAAACGGTTAGAAATTTTACAAAGTATTCAATTACTAGAGCCTACTGAGACGGCAGAAAAATTAACTTTACAATTTTTAGCAAAAAGCAATCTTCCGTCAAAAGCTGCCAATGATGCTGCTCACATAGCTCTGGCTACAGTTCACGGTATAGATTACCTGTTAACATGGAACTGTAAGCATATTGCCAATGTGCAGATCCAGAAAAAGCTGGCGAAGGTTTGTCTGGAATTTGGTTACGAGCTACCAAGAATTTGTACACCTTATGAGTTAATGGGCTTCTAA